From Microlunatus capsulatus, a single genomic window includes:
- a CDS encoding DUF5709 domain-containing protein, giving the protein MSDMTQSYEQTPDREEQLDQDQLQSQTNLEERGVDDALDEGYSPPEKPSVLMREGEHDSLDARLSEEVPEPDPYAETDQEKGLDDGVSDESDFLDTETGDERAGRLMDTNEGIGPDDEGDLLAVDAGIDAGAASAEEAAMHIVPEDDER; this is encoded by the coding sequence ATGAGCGACATGACCCAGTCCTACGAGCAGACCCCGGACCGGGAGGAGCAGCTCGACCAGGACCAGCTGCAGTCCCAGACGAACCTCGAGGAGCGCGGCGTCGACGACGCCCTCGACGAGGGCTACTCCCCGCCGGAGAAGCCGTCGGTGCTGATGCGGGAGGGCGAGCACGACAGCCTGGACGCGCGGCTGTCGGAGGAGGTCCCCGAGCCCGACCCCTACGCCGAGACCGACCAGGAGAAGGGTCTCGACGACGGCGTCTCCGACGAGTCCGACTTCCTCGACACCGAGACCGGTGACGAGCGCGCCGGCCGCCTGATGGACACCAACGAGGGCATCGGCCCCGACGACGAGGGCGACCTGCTCGCCGTCGACGCCGGCATCGACGCGGGCGCCGCCAGCGCCGAGGAGGCGGCCATGCACATCGTCCCCGAGGACGACGAGCGCTGA